The nucleotide window CCTCGCTGCCCTCTTGAAAATCGGAGCTGTAAACGCCACTGATGGATTGTATATCCGCTTTGTGCCTGCCCCATACTTTTTCCAGTGCCAGGGATACCTCACCCACGGTTGCCTGCGCGCGCATGGCATCCACCGATAGCGCTAGCAAATTTCCAGTGCCACTTTCTGCTGCTTCGGTAATTTTTTGCAGTGCCGTCTGGCAAGCGATTTCATCTCGCTGCTTGCGTATTTGGGTTAGACGAGCTACTTGGGCTTCCCGTACTGAGCTGTTGTCGATATCCAGCAGATCAACATCTGGCTCTTGCTCCAGCTGGTATTTGTTGACGCCGATCACCACATCCTCGCCACGGTCGATGCGCCCTTGCTTTAGGGCTGCTGCCTGTTCGATACGCAATTTAGGCATACCTGACTCAACGGCTTTGGTCATGCCGCCTAATTGCTCTACTTCCTCGATAATTTTAAGTGCTTCATGTACCAATGAGTCCGTAAGGGATTCGATATAGTAAGAGCCAGCCAATGGATCCACCACATTGGTCAGACCGGTTTCTTCCTGAAGTATTAACTGGGTATTGCGGGCGATGCGGGCAGAAAAATCCGTAGGCAGTGCCAGTGCTTCATCAAACGCATTGGTGTGCAGCGACTGGGTGCCACCCAGTATCGCAGACATCGCCTCCACCGTGGTGCGCACAATATTGTTATAGGGGTCTTTGCTGGTCAGGCTAACACCGGAGGTTTGGCAGTGAGTGCGCAGCATCAGCGACTTGGGGTTTTGCGGATTGAAGTTTTCTGCCATTAATTTTGACCACAATACCCTGGCGGCACGTAGCTTGGCAGCTTCCATAAAGAAATTCATGCCGATGGCGAAGAAGAACGATAATCGTGGCGCGAAGCTGTCCACATCCAGGCCGCTGTTAACGGCGGTGCGCACATATTCAATGCCGTCGGCAATGGTAAATGCAAGCTCCTGAGCCGCAGTCGCACCCGCCTCGTGCATATGGTAACCGGAGATGGATACCGAGTTGAACTTGGGCATCCTCACAGCGGTATAAGCAATAATATCCGAGACGATGCGCATGGACGGTTCGGGCGGGTATATATAGGTGTTGCGCACCATAAATTCTTTGAGGATATCATTTTGCAGAGTGCCGGAAAGCTGAGCGACTTCGACACCCTGTTCCTCCGCAGCAACAATATAACTGGCCATAATTGGCAATACCGCGCCATTCATGGTCATGGATACCGAGACTTTATCCAGTGGAATATCGTCGAACAGAATCTTCATGTCCTCGACGCTGTCGATAGCCACCCCGGCTTTACCCACATCGCCGGTAACCCGTTCGTGGTCGGAGTCGTAGCCTCGGTGGGTAGGCAGGTCAAAGGCTACCGAGATGCCCTGTTGGCCCGCTGCCAAATTGCGTTTGTAGAAGGCGTTGGATTCTTCGGCGGTGGAAAATCCGGCGTACTGGCGAATGGTCCAGGGGCGGCCACGATACATGGTGGCGCGGGGGCCGCGCAGATAGGGTGGGGAGCCAGGGTAGCTGTTCAGATGTTCAATGCCATCAAGGTCGCTGGCGGTGTAAAGAGGTTTTATGGCAATGCCTTCAGGGGTATTCGTTGACTGATCATCCACAGAGCTGGAATGCAGCTCTTTTGTGGCGGCTTGTTGCCATTGTTGCTGTGGAGATTTGTTTTGCTCAGTCATAGTGAGTTCCGTTGTTGTTGATCCCCGCTGAATGCAATATTACCTCAACAGCTGCTAACCACAGTTCTCGCAGGTCACCTCAAACAGCGCTTCGTCTTCAAGCCGCATCATGCGCAGCTTGCCGCCCCACACAC belongs to bacterium SCSIO 12696 and includes:
- the scpA gene encoding methylmalonyl-CoA mutase, which encodes MTEQNKSPQQQWQQAATKELHSSSVDDQSTNTPEGIAIKPLYTASDLDGIEHLNSYPGSPPYLRGPRATMYRGRPWTIRQYAGFSTAEESNAFYKRNLAAGQQGISVAFDLPTHRGYDSDHERVTGDVGKAGVAIDSVEDMKILFDDIPLDKVSVSMTMNGAVLPIMASYIVAAEEQGVEVAQLSGTLQNDILKEFMVRNTYIYPPEPSMRIVSDIIAYTAVRMPKFNSVSISGYHMHEAGATAAQELAFTIADGIEYVRTAVNSGLDVDSFAPRLSFFFAIGMNFFMEAAKLRAARVLWSKLMAENFNPQNPKSLMLRTHCQTSGVSLTSKDPYNNIVRTTVEAMSAILGGTQSLHTNAFDEALALPTDFSARIARNTQLILQEETGLTNVVDPLAGSYYIESLTDSLVHEALKIIEEVEQLGGMTKAVESGMPKLRIEQAAALKQGRIDRGEDVVIGVNKYQLEQEPDVDLLDIDNSSVREAQVARLTQIRKQRDEIACQTALQKITEAAESGTGNLLALSVDAMRAQATVGEVSLALEKVWGRHKADIQSISGVYSSDFQEGSEVHKTQQLVAEFAEQTGRRPRMLVAKLGQDGHDRGAKIIATAFADMGFDIDIGPLFQTPEEAARMAIENDVHVVGVSSQAAGHKTLVPQLITVLKELNAEDIVVICGGVIPPQDHDELRSHGVAAIYGPGTHIPSAAQEIVTLLRERLSI